The following proteins are encoded in a genomic region of Gimesia algae:
- a CDS encoding GspE/PulE family protein, with the protein MKSIWAYLFVFLCVVLCSMDLPAQTEPNGGDGGQEQTSRTVTVAAAQGQYPPLPVPFFRGNDPRYMNMQGFYFSLWKFIPVVLLFLLWAKTSYWVDDDSRSLKCNTEFWSSLILVAGGLGFLFVFCMPSFAFGFVVLMLTYGGPLGFYIHERNGKVPASSRVMTPQHIRNMTLRYLAQMGIRVGGTKTQQSAMGPDIRFIGKSSTGRGDDPTSSRRVENSRGFLAAKELMYDAIMRRATDVHLEPKEDEYGVRLRIDGVMYPTEGFDRGVGEAVLNICKVLGAMDITEKRRPQDGSFRAIMPDREIDFRLASQGTRYGEKMTLRILDQTNSIASLTELGIRKQLVDKLGAIVKQPHGLFLCCGPTGAGKSTTLFAALHEIDPYQRNIITIEDPVEYRIENVSQIEINQKAGQTFAESLRSILRQDPDVVMIGEIRDAETARIACQAANTGHMVFSTVHANDTFTALYRLIDLEVEPFMLASSLSALLAQRLARRLCPDCKESYQPNPEFLKKANLPPDKVKSFFRQPKNPEGVCPTCGGLGYKGRISVVELLDFNERMRDMIRDMANISQLKAQARKNGMLYMKEEGLRLVVKGVTSIDELLRVVK; encoded by the coding sequence GTGAAATCTATCTGGGCATATCTGTTCGTCTTTCTTTGCGTGGTGCTCTGTTCGATGGATCTCCCTGCGCAGACTGAACCGAATGGTGGCGATGGTGGTCAGGAACAGACCTCGCGTACTGTCACCGTTGCTGCTGCACAGGGTCAATATCCGCCGCTGCCGGTTCCCTTTTTTCGGGGGAATGACCCGCGGTATATGAACATGCAGGGCTTTTATTTCAGCCTGTGGAAGTTCATACCGGTCGTGCTGCTGTTTCTGTTGTGGGCAAAAACTTCGTACTGGGTGGATGATGACAGCCGCAGTTTGAAGTGTAATACGGAATTCTGGAGTTCGCTGATCCTGGTGGCGGGTGGACTGGGTTTTCTGTTTGTGTTCTGTATGCCCAGTTTTGCCTTTGGTTTTGTGGTACTGATGCTGACCTATGGGGGGCCTCTGGGTTTTTATATTCATGAGCGAAACGGGAAAGTTCCTGCTTCCAGCCGGGTGATGACACCCCAGCACATCCGGAATATGACCCTGCGATATCTGGCACAGATGGGGATTCGAGTTGGCGGCACAAAAACCCAGCAGTCAGCGATGGGACCTGATATCCGGTTTATCGGCAAATCTTCTACCGGTCGTGGCGATGACCCGACCAGTTCGCGGCGTGTCGAAAATTCGCGGGGTTTTCTGGCTGCGAAGGAACTGATGTACGATGCGATCATGCGTCGCGCAACGGACGTGCATCTGGAGCCAAAAGAAGACGAGTATGGAGTGCGTTTACGTATTGACGGGGTGATGTATCCCACTGAGGGCTTTGACCGGGGTGTTGGCGAAGCGGTATTGAATATCTGCAAAGTGCTGGGGGCAATGGACATTACCGAGAAACGGCGTCCGCAGGACGGGAGTTTCCGGGCGATCATGCCTGACCGGGAGATTGACTTTCGTCTGGCCAGTCAGGGAACGCGTTATGGCGAAAAGATGACTTTGCGTATTCTTGACCAGACAAATTCGATTGCCTCGCTGACCGAGCTGGGAATCCGCAAGCAGCTGGTCGACAAGCTGGGCGCGATCGTCAAACAACCGCATGGTCTGTTTTTATGCTGCGGTCCGACTGGTGCCGGTAAGTCAACGACGCTGTTTGCCGCGTTGCATGAGATTGACCCTTACCAGCGGAACATTATTACGATTGAAGATCCGGTCGAATACCGTATTGAAAACGTGTCGCAGATTGAGATTAACCAGAAAGCAGGTCAGACGTTTGCGGAGTCGTTAAGAAGTATTCTGCGTCAGGACCCGGACGTGGTGATGATCGGGGAAATTCGAGATGCGGAAACCGCGCGGATTGCCTGTCAGGCAGCGAATACCGGTCATATGGTGTTTTCGACGGTTCACGCGAATGATACGTTTACAGCCTTGTACCGTTTAATTGACCTGGAAGTGGAACCGTTCATGCTGGCCAGTTCGCTGTCGGCATTACTGGCGCAGCGGTTGGCGCGGCGGCTCTGTCCGGACTGTAAAGAGTCGTACCAGCCGAACCCGGAGTTTTTGAAGAAGGCCAATCTGCCTCCCGATAAAGTGAAGTCCTTTTTCCGGCAGCCTAAAAATCCGGAAGGGGTCTGCCCGACCTGTGGTGGCCTGGGATATAAGGGACGGATCAGTGTCGTCGAGCTGCTTGATTTTAACGAGCGGATGCGGGATATGATCCGGGATATGGCTAACATTTCTCAGTTGAAAGCACAGGCCCGGAAGAACGGGATGTTGTATATGAAAGAAGAAGGTTTGAGGCTGGTCGTCAAAGGAGTGACATCCATTGACGAATTACTGCGGGTTGTGAAGTGA
- a CDS encoding CvpA family protein produces MIDILLLAILGIVTWCVASEGAWGAGFIFVSVLLAGLLAMNFFEPLATFLTNHVANSSAWQQRWDCIALIGLFVGFIFLFREATVRIAPAYMQVHPLVHEVARWGFAVMTGYIAMAFLLTALHTTPLPREFAGFTPERNNFFGVMAPDREWLGFTQYVSEKSMRKGALGHLFDGPEYSFPQQENQVWPSFPIRYATRRGVGGVAGEAAKPLSEEKADRSF; encoded by the coding sequence ATGATTGACATCTTACTGCTGGCCATTCTGGGGATTGTCACCTGGTGTGTAGCCAGTGAAGGCGCCTGGGGAGCCGGTTTTATCTTTGTCTCAGTCCTGCTGGCAGGCCTGTTGGCGATGAACTTTTTTGAACCTCTGGCGACATTCCTGACCAATCATGTTGCGAATTCCAGTGCCTGGCAGCAGCGCTGGGACTGTATCGCTTTGATCGGGTTATTTGTGGGCTTCATTTTTCTGTTTCGAGAAGCAACCGTTCGGATAGCGCCCGCGTACATGCAGGTACATCCGCTGGTTCATGAAGTGGCCCGCTGGGGGTTTGCCGTGATGACCGGTTACATTGCGATGGCGTTTCTGCTGACCGCATTGCACACCACACCGCTGCCTCGTGAGTTTGCGGGATTTACTCCTGAGCGAAATAACTTTTTTGGCGTGATGGCGCCGGACCGGGAATGGCTGGGTTTCACGCAGTATGTCTCTGAAAAGTCCATGCGAAAAGGGGCGCTGGGGCATCTGTTTGACGGGCCGGAATACTCGTTCCCCCAGCAGGAAAATCAGGTCTGGCCTTCGTTTCCGATTCGCTATGCAACACGCAGAGGAGTGGGGGGCGTCGCGGGAGAGGCCGCGAAACCATTGAGCGAAGAGAAAGCAGACCGTTCTTTCTGA
- the rdgB gene encoding RdgB/HAM1 family non-canonical purine NTP pyrophosphatase, which produces MSHYPIIVLASRNQKKANEISELLAPHGIQVQSVADFPEAEEVIEDGSTFGENAAKKASQTARTLSHWTIGEDSGLMIDALDGAPGIYSARFSGEDATDEKNNQKMLQELTDVPLEKRTAAYICNVALADPSGEICLQVEARCRGRMTAAARGQNGFGYDPYFEIIELHKTFGELAPIVKQHLSHRARAFERFIPRLVRLLQSQQR; this is translated from the coding sequence ATGTCTCACTATCCCATCATCGTTCTGGCCAGTCGTAATCAGAAAAAAGCAAATGAAATTTCAGAGTTGTTAGCTCCACATGGCATTCAGGTTCAGAGCGTGGCCGATTTCCCGGAAGCGGAAGAAGTCATCGAAGATGGCAGTACATTCGGCGAGAACGCAGCCAAAAAAGCTTCGCAGACCGCGCGCACCCTTTCACACTGGACGATTGGTGAAGACAGCGGGCTCATGATCGATGCCCTCGATGGCGCACCGGGAATCTATTCCGCACGCTTCAGCGGTGAAGATGCAACCGATGAAAAAAACAATCAGAAGATGCTGCAGGAACTGACGGACGTCCCGCTGGAAAAACGAACCGCCGCTTATATCTGCAACGTCGCATTGGCAGATCCCAGCGGGGAAATCTGTCTGCAGGTCGAGGCCCGCTGCCGGGGACGGATGACGGCCGCTGCGCGCGGACAGAACGGGTTCGGCTACGATCCTTATTTTGAAATCATCGAGCTGCATAAAACGTTTGGAGAACTGGCACCGATTGTCAAACAGCACCTCAGCCATCGTGCCCGTGCGTTTGAACGCTTCATCCCCAGACTGGTTCGGCTGCTTCAAAGTCAGCAGCGTTAA
- a CDS encoding metallophosphoesterase family protein produces the protein MRVLVVSDIHSNWVALSSIQEEFDYCLCVGDLVDYGTEPLPCIEWIKAHATACVRGNHDHAVAQRVEAKGSTGFRKLACATRPLHWELLDRVKMKYLARLPISQQITIEGVTFYLVHGTPRDPLDEYLGDNEAAWTARLQGINASFICVGHTHIPFHLNLGDKQVINPGSVGQPRDGDPRISYAIVEDGKVTLKRQEYDIQAAIRQMETAGLSGETLEMASSVLLNGRMTS, from the coding sequence ATGCGTGTACTTGTGGTTTCCGATATCCATTCCAACTGGGTGGCGCTCTCTTCGATTCAGGAAGAGTTCGACTACTGCCTGTGCGTCGGGGATCTGGTCGACTACGGAACCGAACCGCTACCCTGTATTGAATGGATCAAAGCGCATGCCACTGCCTGTGTGCGGGGGAACCACGATCATGCCGTTGCTCAGAGGGTGGAAGCAAAAGGTTCTACCGGATTTCGCAAGCTGGCATGTGCAACGCGGCCGCTGCATTGGGAGTTGCTGGATCGTGTCAAAATGAAATACCTGGCGCGGTTACCGATCTCACAACAGATTACGATTGAAGGGGTCACCTTCTATCTGGTACACGGCACCCCCCGTGATCCTCTGGACGAGTATCTGGGGGATAACGAAGCGGCGTGGACAGCCCGCCTGCAGGGCATCAATGCGAGCTTCATCTGTGTGGGGCATACCCATATTCCGTTTCACCTGAATCTGGGTGACAAGCAGGTGATTAATCCCGGCAGCGTGGGACAGCCTCGGGACGGAGATCCGCGGATTTCTTACGCGATCGTTGAGGATGGCAAGGTGACGTTGAAACGTCAGGAATATGATATCCAGGCAGCCATTCGCCAGATGGAAACAGCGGGCCTGTCAGGAGAAACACTGGAGATGGCCTCCAGTGTACTCCTTAACGGCCGTATGACTTCCTGA
- a CDS encoding class II fumarate hydratase, producing the protein MSGFRTERDSMGEVQVPAEAYYGAQTQRAVENFQISGNTLPPSLIHAMGQVKLAAAHANRDIGKLSGSGKNPLNDEQIKALIDAATEVADGKFDDQFPIDVYQTGSGTSSNMNVNEVISNRAIEILGQDRFAPEKSVHPNDHVNMGQSTNDTFPTAIHVAVASSIHNHLIPGLEKLAASLAQKAQDWDQIIKIGRTHLADATPLRLGQEFGGFARQLELSVERAYQAAAAVYELPVGGTAVGSGINTHPEFGHRVSAELAKLTGISFVEAADHFEANAQRDGLVECHAILKTIATTLFNVSNNIRWLGSGPRCGFYEVKIPDLQPGSSIMPGKVNPVMCESMMQASTRVIGNDQTITMSGAAGGQFQLNIMMPVMGFTALESIHLLANSSNEFVRLCSDNMEANEEACNAAVENSLSMVTSLNPHIGYEKASALAKEAFKSGKTIRELCTEQEILPAETLKEALDPMSMTEPHA; encoded by the coding sequence ATGTCGGGGTTTCGAACCGAACGTGATTCGATGGGTGAAGTACAGGTTCCAGCAGAAGCGTACTACGGTGCACAGACGCAGCGGGCCGTTGAGAATTTTCAGATCTCCGGCAATACCCTGCCTCCCAGTCTGATTCATGCCATGGGGCAGGTCAAGCTGGCCGCCGCACATGCGAACCGCGATATTGGAAAGCTCTCCGGTAGTGGAAAAAATCCGCTGAATGACGAACAGATCAAAGCGCTGATCGATGCTGCCACCGAAGTCGCCGATGGAAAATTCGACGATCAGTTTCCGATTGACGTTTACCAGACCGGCTCAGGAACTTCGAGTAACATGAACGTGAACGAAGTCATCAGCAATCGCGCGATCGAAATTCTGGGACAGGACCGCTTTGCCCCGGAAAAGTCCGTCCACCCCAACGATCATGTGAATATGGGACAGAGCACCAACGACACCTTCCCCACCGCCATCCATGTCGCTGTCGCCTCCAGCATTCACAATCATCTGATTCCCGGACTGGAAAAACTGGCAGCCAGCCTGGCGCAGAAAGCCCAAGACTGGGATCAGATCATCAAGATCGGCCGCACCCACCTGGCCGATGCCACACCACTCAGACTGGGACAGGAATTTGGTGGATTCGCCCGCCAGCTTGAACTCAGTGTGGAACGCGCCTATCAGGCAGCGGCTGCCGTTTATGAATTACCCGTGGGGGGCACCGCCGTCGGTTCCGGCATCAATACTCATCCGGAATTCGGTCACCGCGTGAGTGCCGAACTCGCGAAGCTGACCGGCATCTCTTTTGTCGAAGCTGCCGACCATTTCGAAGCCAATGCGCAGCGGGACGGTCTGGTAGAATGCCATGCCATCTTAAAAACCATCGCCACCACACTGTTCAATGTATCAAACAATATCCGCTGGCTCGGTTCAGGCCCCCGCTGTGGATTTTATGAAGTCAAGATTCCCGACCTGCAGCCTGGCAGTTCCATTATGCCCGGCAAAGTGAATCCCGTCATGTGTGAAAGCATGATGCAGGCCTCAACCCGGGTCATCGGCAACGATCAGACCATTACCATGTCCGGGGCAGCCGGTGGTCAGTTCCAGCTGAATATCATGATGCCCGTGATGGGATTTACCGCACTGGAAAGCATTCACCTGCTGGCCAATTCCAGCAATGAGTTCGTGCGGCTCTGCTCAGACAATATGGAAGCCAACGAAGAAGCCTGCAACGCAGCCGTCGAAAACAGTCTCTCCATGGTGACCAGTCTGAACCCTCATATCGGCTATGAAAAAGCATCCGCATTAGCCAAAGAAGCGTTCAAGTCAGGTAAGACAATTCGAGAACTCTGCACCGAACAGGAAATCCTGCCGGCGGAAACACTCAAAGAAGCTTTGGATCCAATGAGCATGACGGAACCACATGCTTAA
- a CDS encoding PVC-type heme-binding CxxCH protein, whose protein sequence is MNHRTIILLALTPVLWSVSSITQAAPPVPPPNNTGGEFFSPADSLKQFTVPDDLKIEQVLAEPEVRQPIFQNFDERGRMWVINYLQYPYPEGLRILSKDKHHRAVYDKIPLPPPHHEKGADKITIHEDTNGDGKYDKHKTFLDGLNIASSFVKGRGGVWVLNPPYLLFYPDKDNDDVPDGDPVVHLEGFGLEDTHSVVNSLRWGPDGWLYSSQGSTVSGKVKKPGQKDKEAIQTLGQLIWRYHPEKQIYEIFSEGGGNAFGVEFDDKGRLYSGHNGGNTRGFHYTQGSYYQKGFGKHGPLSNPYAFGYFQAMKHAKVPRFTHNFIIYEAETLPKKYWGHLFGIEPLQGRVVESKITADGSSYQTEDLQRPVATTDKRFRPVDIKLGPDGAIYFCDMYEHQIAHGQHYSGQVEKEDGRIYRLTAKDAKPLASFDLGKKSSEELIAVLDHPNKWFRQQALRLFGDRKDASVIPALKQKLFSLEGQSALEALWALNLSGGFDESVAQKSLMHSDPYVRAWTIRLLCDDHHVSPEIGQQLIALALTEPHVQVRSQLASSSKRLTAEPGLPIAFNLLSRSEDLEDVHLPLMLWWSLEKRVAENRAELLTYFEKPEAWQYPLVEKYILERIMRRFASTGSRNDLLVCARLLELAPEKSHAEILMSGFETAMKGRSQASFPKELITAMSKYGGQSLSLGLRQGDQEAVKKALKIVADSKADNQKRLDLIQILGEVKVPQSVPLLLKIIQNSSDLQMQIAAISALQQYPDESIGKVVAAQYPNMSDDLRSAAQTLVSIRKPWTLEFLRAIEAGKINKDTVPVETARKMTVYGDAGITALIAKHFGSIAGATTEQMQQQIAAQQKLLTTATEEPDRYAGEKLFQKNCGKCHKLFGDGGEIGPDLTSFKRDDVGRMLVNIINPSNEIREGFETYLIVTEDGRTVNGFLADQDNNVIVIRSADGQSITVERDNIDEMLPQKKSLMPEGLLDKLSEKEVRDLFSYLRSSQPLP, encoded by the coding sequence ATGAATCATCGCACGATCATACTACTGGCTCTCACCCCTGTCCTGTGGTCCGTAAGTTCAATAACTCAGGCAGCCCCTCCGGTTCCACCACCCAATAATACCGGAGGCGAATTTTTCAGCCCGGCGGACTCACTCAAGCAGTTCACTGTTCCCGATGATCTCAAGATCGAACAGGTGCTCGCCGAGCCCGAGGTCAGGCAGCCGATCTTTCAAAATTTCGATGAACGCGGACGCATGTGGGTCATTAACTACCTGCAGTATCCCTACCCCGAAGGATTGAGAATTCTCAGCAAAGACAAACACCATCGCGCCGTTTACGATAAAATCCCCCTGCCTCCGCCACACCATGAAAAAGGGGCCGACAAAATCACCATCCACGAAGATACCAACGGCGATGGAAAATACGATAAACATAAAACGTTCCTTGACGGTTTGAATATTGCTTCTTCGTTTGTCAAAGGGCGTGGCGGTGTCTGGGTTTTGAATCCTCCTTACCTGTTGTTTTACCCCGATAAAGATAACGATGATGTTCCCGACGGCGATCCCGTCGTGCACCTCGAAGGCTTCGGGCTGGAAGACACACACTCGGTCGTCAATAGCCTCCGCTGGGGCCCGGATGGCTGGCTCTACTCTTCGCAGGGGAGTACCGTTTCCGGAAAAGTGAAAAAGCCCGGACAGAAAGACAAAGAAGCCATTCAAACGCTGGGACAATTGATCTGGCGTTACCACCCGGAAAAGCAGATCTATGAAATTTTTTCCGAGGGGGGCGGAAACGCATTCGGCGTCGAATTTGATGACAAAGGCCGACTCTATTCCGGACACAATGGCGGCAACACTCGAGGCTTCCATTACACACAAGGCAGCTACTACCAGAAAGGCTTCGGCAAACACGGCCCGCTTTCTAATCCGTATGCCTTCGGGTACTTCCAGGCGATGAAACATGCCAAGGTCCCGCGATTTACTCACAACTTTATTATCTACGAAGCCGAAACGCTCCCGAAAAAATACTGGGGACACCTGTTTGGGATAGAACCGCTGCAGGGGCGCGTGGTCGAAAGTAAAATCACCGCCGATGGATCCTCCTATCAGACCGAAGACCTGCAACGCCCCGTCGCGACCACCGATAAACGTTTCCGTCCCGTCGATATTAAACTCGGCCCTGATGGCGCGATATATTTCTGTGACATGTACGAACATCAGATTGCCCACGGTCAGCATTATTCCGGCCAGGTGGAAAAAGAAGATGGCCGTATCTATCGACTCACTGCCAAAGATGCTAAACCGCTGGCTTCCTTCGATCTCGGCAAAAAATCTTCCGAAGAACTGATCGCCGTACTCGATCATCCCAACAAATGGTTTCGTCAGCAGGCGCTCCGCCTGTTTGGAGACAGAAAAGACGCCAGTGTGATTCCTGCTCTCAAACAGAAACTGTTCTCTTTAGAAGGACAGTCGGCGTTGGAAGCACTCTGGGCATTGAACCTGAGCGGCGGCTTTGACGAAAGCGTCGCGCAGAAATCACTGATGCATTCCGATCCGTATGTCAGGGCCTGGACCATTCGACTGCTCTGTGATGACCATCACGTCTCTCCGGAAATTGGGCAGCAGCTCATTGCGTTAGCATTGACTGAACCACACGTGCAGGTTCGCAGCCAGCTCGCCAGTTCATCCAAACGACTGACCGCAGAACCCGGTCTGCCCATTGCCTTTAATCTATTGAGCCGCTCCGAAGATCTGGAAGATGTGCACCTGCCTTTGATGCTCTGGTGGTCGCTGGAAAAACGGGTCGCTGAAAACCGGGCTGAACTGCTCACCTATTTTGAAAAGCCGGAAGCCTGGCAGTACCCACTGGTAGAAAAGTATATTCTCGAACGTATCATGCGGCGGTTCGCATCAACAGGTTCACGGAATGACCTGCTGGTCTGTGCTCGCCTGCTGGAACTCGCCCCGGAAAAGTCTCATGCAGAAATTCTGATGTCGGGATTTGAAACCGCCATGAAGGGTCGCTCGCAGGCCAGCTTCCCCAAAGAGCTGATCACCGCCATGTCAAAGTACGGCGGACAGTCTCTGTCGCTGGGTCTTCGCCAAGGCGATCAGGAGGCTGTTAAAAAAGCGCTGAAGATCGTCGCCGACTCCAAAGCGGACAACCAGAAACGTCTCGACCTGATTCAGATCCTGGGCGAAGTCAAAGTCCCGCAATCAGTCCCCCTGCTGTTGAAGATCATTCAGAACTCCAGTGACCTGCAGATGCAGATCGCCGCCATCAGCGCCCTGCAGCAATATCCGGATGAATCGATCGGCAAAGTGGTCGCCGCGCAGTACCCGAACATGTCTGACGATCTCCGCAGTGCCGCCCAGACCCTGGTTTCCATTCGCAAACCCTGGACGCTTGAATTTCTTCGGGCCATCGAAGCGGGAAAAATCAACAAAGACACCGTGCCCGTTGAAACAGCCCGCAAAATGACGGTCTATGGTGATGCAGGCATTACCGCTCTCATCGCAAAACATTTCGGCTCCATCGCCGGCGCTACAACCGAACAGATGCAGCAGCAGATCGCCGCCCAACAGAAATTGCTGACCACAGCCACAGAAGAACCCGATCGCTATGCCGGCGAAAAACTGTTCCAGAAGAACTGTGGCAAATGCCATAAACTGTTCGGCGACGGAGGAGAAATTGGCCCCGATTTGACTTCGTTCAAACGCGATGACGTCGGTCGCATGCTGGTGAATATCATCAATCCCTCCAACGAAATCCGCGAAGGTTTTGAAACCTATCTGATTGTCACCGAGGATGGGCGGACCGTCAACGGGTTCCTCGCCGATCAGGACAATAATGTGATTGTCATCCGCAGTGCCGATGGTCAAAGCATCACGGTGGAACGCGACAATATCGATGAAATGCTGCCGCAGAAGAAATCACTGATGCCAGAAGGCCTGCTCGACAAGCTTTCTGAGAAAGAAGTTCGGGATCTGTTCAGCTATCTGCGCAGCTCGCAGCCTCTACCCTGA
- a CDS encoding SMP-30/gluconolactonase/LRE family protein codes for MIKRITLVAVMLSLSLSVPMGWAQKQETETHPLPATVAENAKLQEEYAAKAFFEGPIWDPTGKQLYFTSFVDKDTKILRLDGTGKASVWLDNTKGINGTYLSLEGRMLGAQAYGQHVMSYAFGESGPADTIVIAANPKWNQPNDVCQTPNGNIYFTDPDFKNRKTSAVYVKPTEAEVKKIITSMPVPNGVIASNDGKTLYVGDSHEKLWRSFPILADGTVGEGQLFFDPATSRKDSPDGMSIDAEGNLYLSGRGGVWVASPEGKSLGLIPVPEFCSNVTFGGAEGKTLYFTCANKVYSLKMKVKGGQFR; via the coding sequence ATGATAAAACGAATCACGCTGGTGGCCGTCATGTTGAGTTTGTCGCTCTCTGTTCCAATGGGATGGGCTCAAAAGCAGGAGACGGAAACGCATCCCCTGCCTGCAACAGTGGCTGAAAATGCGAAGTTGCAGGAAGAGTATGCAGCGAAAGCATTTTTCGAAGGGCCGATCTGGGACCCGACTGGCAAACAGTTGTACTTCACTTCATTTGTGGATAAGGACACAAAGATTCTGCGGCTGGATGGGACGGGGAAAGCGAGTGTCTGGCTGGATAACACCAAAGGCATCAATGGAACATACCTTTCGCTGGAAGGTCGTATGCTGGGGGCACAGGCCTACGGTCAGCATGTGATGAGTTACGCTTTCGGTGAATCGGGGCCAGCCGATACGATCGTGATTGCCGCGAATCCGAAATGGAATCAGCCCAACGATGTCTGTCAGACGCCTAATGGCAATATCTATTTTACCGACCCGGATTTCAAGAACCGTAAAACCAGCGCCGTGTATGTGAAACCAACTGAAGCAGAAGTGAAAAAAATTATCACCAGTATGCCGGTTCCTAACGGCGTGATCGCCTCGAACGACGGGAAGACCCTCTATGTGGGGGACAGTCACGAAAAGCTGTGGCGCAGTTTTCCGATCCTGGCGGACGGCACGGTAGGGGAAGGTCAGCTGTTTTTTGATCCTGCAACATCACGCAAGGATTCTCCCGATGGGATGAGCATTGATGCGGAGGGGAACCTGTATCTTTCCGGGCGGGGTGGTGTGTGGGTGGCGAGTCCCGAGGGAAAATCACTGGGTTTGATCCCTGTCCCTGAGTTCTGTTCGAATGTGACCTTTGGAGGCGCGGAGGGAAAGACGCTTTACTTCACCTGTGCGAATAAAGTCTACAGTCTGAAAATGAAGGTGAAAGGCGGACAGTTTCGCTAA
- a CDS encoding type IV pilus twitching motility protein PilT, whose product MATTVPAKPKDVNPITGRVENEVDKVFRQLIKHGGSDLHMQVGKAPILRVKGTLRELQMDPIDRDQMMALFEPMMDERNQKIFHDEGGADFSYVVEYEGVPWRFRVNLFIQLGFPGMVSRKIERSIPNFEGLFLPPVMESLCKFDQGMVLLAGVTGSGKSTTIASMLNWVNDNYRKHILTIEDPIEFVYTQNKCLINQREVGIDVKDFEIAMKHAVRQDPDIMLVGEMRDMETFSTAIHAAETGHLVFGTIHASNAPSCIGRILDLFPQDMHKALRSSLAFNMRAIVAQKLLKTIVDKPGRVPIIEIMTFNPTVRKLILEEQDEKLAAAIRIGKDEGMQQFNDSLKGFIDREFISRADAFEISPNVEELKMVLKGIDVKGAAIL is encoded by the coding sequence ATGGCGACAACAGTTCCTGCAAAACCTAAAGACGTCAATCCCATCACTGGGCGCGTTGAAAACGAGGTCGACAAAGTCTTCCGCCAGTTGATCAAGCATGGCGGGTCTGACTTGCATATGCAGGTAGGAAAAGCACCGATCCTGCGCGTCAAAGGAACGCTGCGGGAACTGCAGATGGACCCCATCGACCGGGACCAGATGATGGCCCTGTTTGAGCCGATGATGGATGAACGAAATCAGAAAATCTTCCACGATGAAGGGGGAGCTGACTTTTCTTACGTGGTAGAGTACGAAGGGGTGCCTTGGCGATTCCGTGTGAACCTGTTTATCCAGCTCGGTTTTCCAGGCATGGTCTCCCGTAAAATCGAACGCTCGATCCCCAACTTTGAAGGCTTATTCCTGCCCCCCGTGATGGAGTCGCTTTGTAAATTCGATCAGGGCATGGTACTGCTCGCCGGTGTGACCGGTAGTGGTAAAAGTACCACGATTGCTTCGATGTTGAACTGGGTGAACGATAATTACCGCAAACATATTCTAACGATTGAAGACCCGATCGAATTCGTCTACACGCAGAATAAATGTCTGATCAATCAGCGCGAGGTCGGCATCGATGTGAAAGACTTTGAAATCGCGATGAAACACGCCGTGCGTCAGGACCCCGACATCATGCTGGTGGGCGAAATGCGTGACATGGAAACATTCTCCACAGCCATCCACGCTGCGGAAACAGGGCACCTTGTGTTTGGAACCATTCACGCTTCTAATGCCCCCAGTTGTATCGGCCGTATTCTCGACCTCTTCCCGCAGGACATGCATAAAGCGCTGCGCAGCAGTCTGGCGTTCAACATGCGTGCCATCGTCGCACAAAAACTGCTGAAGACCATCGTCGACAAACCGGGACGAGTGCCGATCATTGAAATCATGACATTCAATCCCACCGTACGAAAACTGATCCTCGAAGAGCAGGATGAAAAACTGGCCGCTGCCATCCGTATCGGTAAAGATGAAGGCATGCAGCAGTTCAATGACAGCCTGAAAGGTTTCATCGATCGCGAATTCATCAGCCGCGCCGACGCGTTCGAAATTTCACCGAACGTCGAAGAACTGAAGATGGTCCTGAAAGGGATCGACGTCAAAGGGGCCGCGATTCTGTAA